The following nucleotide sequence is from Ailuropoda melanoleuca isolate Jingjing chromosome 12, ASM200744v2, whole genome shotgun sequence.
ggagggagaagtgggcagagggaacagcgcATACAAAGATTGGAAGGCAAGGGCGAAACACAAGTGGATGAGTGTCTGGAAGACAGTGTCAGAGGAACGGGGTAAGATGAGGCCAGAAGGAAGAACAGGGACAGCGGCATTCAGGGGCTTCAAGAAGGCATTCAGTCTTCATCACCTGTGGTGGGAGCCACTGAGGAGGGGGGGTGTTGAGCAGGGATGTAGTGACAAGAGCCAGGACAATAGATGACAGAAGTTAAGTATGAACCCGAAAGCGCTGGATAACTTGAACCCCCAaacgcacacacacccccaactCCTCACCTCTCCCCAGGTGTTCCAGACCATGATGGCAGCGCAGAAGCAGCGCTGGGAACAGGTGGAACAGAAGGAGCGGGAGCTAAAGGGGTCTTTTGTCCGCTTTGACAAGTTCTTGCAGGTAGGTGGAGACAgctgagggaggggaggcaggtcaCTGGGTCACAAAGTCACCATCCCGTAGGGGCCAGACTTGCGTGTGAATTCTAAAAGTGGGCTTCCTAATACAAGAGGGAGTAGTACGAAATACGCACGCACTGCCTGATGcattggagtttttaaaaagcatggggGAGAAGCGAGGGACCAAAATCAGAGACACTGGCTGAATCTGCCCACGGGCCATCTATTTGCAACCCACCGCGCCGCGTGCCGTGTTGGGGCAGGTGGAAGCGGTGAGTCCCGCCGGCTCCCAAGTACTGAGGGCAGTCGCCTCCTTTCCATCTGCCTCCCCAGGACACCGAGGCCCGGCGCAGCCGCGCACTGCGGAGGGCGGCAGAAGAGCGGCTGCAGGCGAGCCGCCAGGAGGCCGAGGCGCTTCGGCTTCGGGCCCAGCTGGAGGAGCTGCTGCGGGAGCGCGCGCGGCTGCAGCGCCGGCTGGAGCGCCTGGAGCCCTGCGCGCGCCTGCTGGGCGGAGTGTTGGAGCAGCTGCCGGAGGTAAGCGCCCTGCACGTGGCTTTGGGGCTCTGGGACGGCTCTGGGTGTGCACTACTGGAGCGCCGCCTGTACACCAGGTATCACCACTTATAGAGCATTGACTGTATGCCAGGGACAAGGTTTGTCCTTGAACTCTTCCCAACGCCCGGTGAAGTGAGTCCTGCTCTTGTCTACAGCATTTTATAAATGGCGAAACTGTGGCTCACAATGGTAACTAACTCTCAGGGAGACACAGGCGAAGGGGGGGTGTATCCAGGCACTCCATAAATACCAGTGGAATGAAACAATCCCAGGTAGTGAGGCTTGGCTAGGCTTtatgctggggtggggaggggcaggggtagcCCTCATTCCTGGGGTAGGCGCTGTGTGACGCCCTCCTTTCGCACGTGGGCTAACCGAGGAGGTGCCCGAGGGCCAGGTGGCGTGGGGACTCCATCTCGACCGCACCCCAGTTCCAGGAGGTCCCAGAGCTGGTGGCGCGCTTCGATGGCCTGGCCGACATGCAGGCGGCGCTGAGGCTCACGGAGCGCCAGCGGGTGGCCGAGCTGGAGGAGGCGCGCGCGCGGCTGCAGCGGCTGCGAGAAGCCGGGCAGGACGAGCTgctggggcagggccagaggcGAGCGCAGCTGCTGGAGCGCCTGGAGGCTGCGAGGGAGCGCACGCTACGTGGGGTACGGCACACCGGGAGGAGGTGGGCACCGGGGACCCCAGCCTCCCATCGCCCGGGACGAGCGCCAGGGTTCACAGGAACAGAAGGGGCAGCGCTTACCCCCAGAGGGGCGTTGGTGGGAACGCGCAAATGCAAGCGTCAGAAAGCGCTTTAGGGCACAGGGGGCCGGTCCTAGCGGAACGTGACCCCCGgttcctgctttcctctccccaaGGCGCCCATGCGCCCCTGACTGGAGGGAAGTGGCCGGGCCCCAGCCCTCCTCAGCCAGCTCCAAGCTTGATCTGGAAGGGGACGGGGGTGTTCTTCAGGAATCCAAGTGGATTCAGATCCAGAACACGGCGGCCGAGAAGACCCTTCTCCTGGGCCGCACTAGAATGGCGGCGCTCAACCTCTTCCAGCTTGTGTGCCGGCACAAGAGGCAGCCCCCCGCCCTGGACATCGAGGACACTGAAGGGCAGCTGGAGCAGGTGCGCTCCCTCCTTacagcccctccaccccccgaACCTTCAGGAACTTCCCAGCGCGGGAAATCTCACCCACTCTGGGTTAAGCATGACCCTCTGTGAGCCGCACGAACACTGCCAGCACCACAGATGTGGGCTCCACGGCCACCTGGGAACCCTGCCTAGGACGCCTGGGTTGGGTCTCGGCTCCGAGGGGCATCTGGTCTGTGGCCACATGGAAGTTGGGCTCCTCTCTGGGCAGTGTGCTGACGACACCGCACGTTCATGACAGCAGTCTGTCCTTTGTCCCAGGGTCAGACGGCACAAACAAGTGACAACATCGATGAGAAACCAGGTGGAGACTCACCTTTAATTAATCCCTGAGCCTCTTGCTCCCTGCACGGACAGGCCTCAGCTTCCCtaggaagggagagggtggggctgggtCCTTCCTTGTCTTTCTGCACAAGCGCATCACAAATGTCACTGTGGACCAAGTCATTCAGGTTTGCAAGGTTGTAGAATGTGTGACATGGTTTATAACGGAAGGAGGGGTTTCTGACTTCGGACAACTCTGTTGCTTCTAATGGGGACCCAAAGCACAGTCCCTTTTACTGGAAGAAACACGTAGAAATGCTTGCCTGCCCCTGCCACTCCTGTCCTGCGCCCAGCACCCTGGATCCCAACCGAACACCAAGAACTTGGGCCCCAAGAGCCTACCTTTGTGCCACATGCTGAGTGGGACAGATCTGTGGACACCACTGCTCTCCCAAGTGTGGCCCAGTACCCTGAGCCACACAAGACAACACCAGGAGGGACAGAGGCTCAGTATGACAGAGTGGGCAAAAGCCTGTCCCTTTTCAACCGACCCTGATCCTACCAAGGAGAAAGGCTCAGTGCAGGGCGAGTGTGCCTTTAACCCCTACAGtgctccctgggcctgggcccgGGCCTCACACTCCCTGTAAGCAGCAGCGGCAGGCCAGAACCAGGAGTGCAACCGGGTTTCATGTTCATCATAGTATTTTTCCATTGCCCCGCCACTTATGACAAGGGGTAACTAATTCTATTTTTGTTAGAAATATAGTTTCCTTCTCAAATGTTTATTTCAGTGACAAATGTGAAGGGAGAGCCCAAAGGTAAATTGGCCTCAAGTTCTGGCACTTGGCAGTGGACCCGTGGGCATTAAGTTCACATCAATAAGTAAGTTAATTAAAACGAAATATGGAAGTGTTAGCCCATGGAGATGAGAGCAGGTCAAACACCAACGAATATGACTGATCtattaaaagggggaaaaatgaattaatagaaatgaaaatactcaTTTAATTATAATGCAGGTGATAACCAGCTAGGAAACTGAGGGTGTCTGCTCACAGACCATTCAGGAGGCTTGGACTGAGGCTGAGGGACCCAGAACAGCCTAGGGCAGGTTGACTGGCCCCTGGGAAACACCGTCATTGCTTTTAATAGAGGtttccacccccaacccctgctctgtGGCATCCCAGGTTGGGGGGGGAGTGGAACTGGACACTCAGGGGCTGGGATGTGACTGGCTGGCCTGGGGACCCACAGGTGAAGCTGTTCATCCTGGACCTCTCTGCCATGCTGGCCAGTCTTCGTCAGGCCGAGCTCacacctgcctcccagccctgacCCAGGTGAGTGGGGGGGGTCCCCCAGAAAAGAGGTGAACATTTCCCGCGGGGTGTGTGCTGAATGGTCCTCACCTTGAGCTCCGAGCGAGATGGGAGGGCCGTGCCCGCTCAGACTGCTGTGGGGAGTAATGGAGGGGCATACAACAAGTACTAAATAAATGTGGGCTATGTCCCTCATCCTATCCCTCATCCACCACATGGCCTGGGCCAGGTCCTCCCTCCCAGGGGAGTCATGGCATTAAACAAGCCGATGTGTGTCAGGTGTCTGGAATGAAGCCCAATGCAAATTCTGGTAAATTCTAGATGAGTGTTTGGTAAGCAAAGTAAAACAGGACCAGCAAGAGGGCCACACAAGCACCCACACATGGGGCATCTGCTCACAAAGCTTCCTCTATTGTGGATCCGTGGCCTGAGAATCCAGCTGCTGGAGGCTGCCCTTGACCTTCCCAAGACCCCACACTGGGGCTGGGGAGCCCAGGGCTTGGAGGGCAGAGGCCAGGTCAGGTTCTGACCTCTGTGGGTGTGGTGGGGCCATGCGAACCCCTTCACAGCCAGAGGAGGAGCTGCTGAGCCCTGTGCCCCACACCCCacttccctgctccttccccatcccccactttcTCAACTCAGCAGGCATAGTAGCTGGGACTTTAATACCTGGGTCCGCCCCTTCCGGTTCCTTGGGTAGACTGCACTCCCCGTCCACTCGAGGTGCTTAGTAAAggtttattacattaaaaatacatcaCTGGGCCTGAGGCACGCAGGGCTTGGCCCCATGTGGCCACCACCTTGGAGCTCAGGAACCACCTAGAACAcgtggaagcagcagcagctgagtGTCCCGACCCTGCCAGCAAACCGCCGGGCACCCCCGAAGACCCTGTTTGAATGGCTCCATCCCGGGCAGAGGCAGCACCCCTCTTCTGCAGCGGGCTCCACGGCCGGCACAGGGCCAGGCACGCAGTGGCACATGGGGACATCCGCTGACGGAGGAGCCCGGGGCTGGCTCACCTGCCTCACATCCTCTTCCTCATCTTGCCCTTCTTGGCGGGGGCGCCTCGGCCGAAGGCGGCCCGCTGCAGCTCCTGCGCGCGGCGGCGGTTGCGGGCCGAGAGCTGCTTCAGGCCCCCGCGCTGTAGGAAGCGAAGCTTCTGCGCCCGGCGCCGCTGCTTCAGAATCTGCTGCTTGGTCTTGAGCTCCGAGCGCACGCGgcctgcaggggcgcctggggtgcgGGGCTGGGACGCACCTGCCAGGACAGGAATTCAGAGAGCTTGGCTTTCTAGTCACTCCTACGGCCTCCTCTTCCCAGATGCCTCCAGACCacgcccctcccccgctcccgcTCTGGGTTCACTGCTGTGGCCCCAGTGGTCTGGCTGATGGTAGACGCTAATAAAGCTTCCAGAGTCTGCTGTCATGGTCAACGGCGTGGACCCTCAAGCCCACACtgcccgggttcaaatcccagccggGACCTCCcggaccttgagcaagtcacttaacttctctgagcctccgttcCCTACTCTGAATTACAGAATAGCACCTACCCCACGGGTCCCAATGCGGAGATGAGGAGGAGGCGTGTACCGTGCTCAGAACAAGAGTCAGCCCAGAGTAAAGGCCTCCTAGGTGCACTATCACGAGTGTAGACCGTCCGATGGAAATTATTGAGCATGTGCTCCATGCCGGGCACTGGGACCCAGCACTGACTGAGAAAGGCTCCAGTCCCTGTCTCCAAGGACTGCACGCGCTAGGCTTGTTAGCTTAACTTCCTTG
It contains:
- the CFAP73 gene encoding cilia- and flagella-associated protein 73 isoform X4 yields the protein MQDSGLVERKPRAIARKMAKPWEEYFQLALQEKMPNPSRKIPDQNVDHLPPVLRLLEKRQELVDADLALQAQKEVFQTMMAAQKQRWEQVEQKERELKGSFVRFDKFLQDTEARRSRALRRAAEERLQASRQEAEALRLRAQLEELLRERARLQRRLERLEPCARLLGGVLEQLPEFQEVPELVARFDGLADMQAALRLTERQRVAELEEARARLQRLREAGQDELLGQGQRRAQLLERLEAARERTLRGLVCRHKRQPPALDIEDTEGQLEQ
- the CFAP73 gene encoding cilia- and flagella-associated protein 73 isoform X1 → MQDSGLVERKPRAIARKMAKPWEEYFQLALQEKMPNPSRKIPDQNVDHLPPVLRLLEKRQELVDADLALQAQKEVFQTMMAAQKQRWEQVEQKERELKGSFVRFDKFLQDTEARRSRALRRAAEERLQASRQEAEALRLRAQLEELLRERARLQRRLERLEPCARLLGGVLEQLPEFQEVPELVARFDGLADMQAALRLTERQRVAELEEARARLQRLREAGQDELLGQGQRRAQLLERLEAARERTLRGESKWIQIQNTAAEKTLLLGRTRMAALNLFQLVCRHKRQPPALDIEDTEGQLEQVKLFILDLSAMLASLRQAELTPASQP
- the CFAP73 gene encoding cilia- and flagella-associated protein 73 isoform X2, whose protein sequence is MQDSGLVERKPRAIARKMAKPWEEYFQLALQEKMPKKIPDQNVDHLPPVLRLLEKRQELVDADLALQAQKEVFQTMMAAQKQRWEQVEQKERELKGSFVRFDKFLQDTEARRSRALRRAAEERLQASRQEAEALRLRAQLEELLRERARLQRRLERLEPCARLLGGVLEQLPEFQEVPELVARFDGLADMQAALRLTERQRVAELEEARARLQRLREAGQDELLGQGQRRAQLLERLEAARERTLRGESKWIQIQNTAAEKTLLLGRTRMAALNLFQLVCRHKRQPPALDIEDTEGQLEQVKLFILDLSAMLASLRQAELTPASQP
- the CFAP73 gene encoding cilia- and flagella-associated protein 73 isoform X3, which gives rise to MQDSGLVERKPRAIARKMAKPWEEYFQLALQEKMPNPSRKIPDQNVDHLPPVLRLLEKRQELVDADLALQAQKEVFQTMMAAQKQRWEQVEQKERELKGSFVRFDKFLQDTEARRSRALRRAAEERLQASRQEAEALRLRAQLEELLRERARLQRRLERLEPCARLLGGVLEQLPEFQEVPELVARFDGLADMQAALRLTERQRVAELEEARARLQRLREAGQDELLGQGQRRAQLLERLEAARERTLRGLVCRHKRQPPALDIEDTEGQLEQVRSLLTAPPPPEPSGTSQRGKSHPLWVKHDPL